In one Hippocampus zosterae strain Florida chromosome 10, ASM2543408v3, whole genome shotgun sequence genomic region, the following are encoded:
- the LOC127608522 gene encoding LOW QUALITY PROTEIN: myomegalin-like (The sequence of the model RefSeq protein was modified relative to this genomic sequence to represent the inferred CDS: deleted 1 base in 1 codon; substituted 1 base at 1 genomic stop codon), giving the protein MVTTPIEYQLIEGQNVTLNKLREMAHRNQLAQSKTPEGVSESVTLSQLQGQLVGVQSSLFSLSLELEASQRSLSQSQRQDDDLARFKDRLNADLQEALQHKEETEKHNQDLRCALQKTRAELRAKEEAMKEVEAERLSAGQEKDMSIAQLNHSLREKERQLQEYSQMFETPESPKPRDALVEKLRERIKDRDRALERTIDDKFCCLDEREGQVRTLQLALREKDRDLDRLRCILSNNEETITSLDALVQRKELDLEQAAEAYRNLQWLKQASEEKESRTFREKDAIIGQLQAALQARGKEIQDLTATLVARVQAGPTEVVEELKARLQLKEKLFQXLLSDRSRQSIEHQTRLSDLLNTLADKDQYLQDNSYRLSLVISERTGQLQEVRRQLSKREQELCELRRDKERQTAGDVQHLQGLLREKEAFFKEMMQNQEETLQRLWKENRFLKERQVGTNHGSLDRGEEEDDTEEEDYMEDDELGATSCVAVKGPSERSARLCLENRELQELMARVATLEAQLSSSKLEGKCEAEQGKCATWPGKYNSLIQAQARELSHLRQRMREGEGVSHILTQHLAATTKAFEELLRANDVDYYMGQSFREQLSQSTALAQRLLIKLTGRVESPVDKTGHELLAMQLSKELQQKDQIIESLHNKLQHRPETPSSCQALSETTDPSDRTSLVSDECQTNEDLDLCSELDAGDYRDQDEQRQSEPDAHSSIPPPSRGHLQSSFSCPGMLFSASGGLTAPSLKGYSQLPHHAFPQYQLGGIPEGHSLKSGSGPNLIEVHLREVRCLRQRLEESIRTNERLRQQLEEKLANPGRDGGAATNIYIQGLDTVTHLSNEIRVLTDENLNLQSRLQASTDSCEELIEARARLKQAELEAEQWKEELRRLQSHSEEQGRQILALRQAGQERINRAQHEASLLQQQLCESRDLIHSLQNELHVYDRVCSSFKSNKGFLCEAPGLPAESAELLSEVRSLRAQLQSSIQENSAFKQLELHKQLEQKLGAGSPRTPSLSAFGASPQRENVYRRQLLHDPAPSPPVRDIGLFNCGSPCPPYSDLDDNHSAANDPLDPHAELEGDAPDGSFANRYGHHTVGHVDDFNALQQQVLEGCSIVQRMEAALRPRLRSPPPLGAAQKQNNEQLLDYGNVPSLLSNTKTLRQILEEAASLLKMFWRAALPSADAAMPNLKKEQSMQEEILSLKLRVSEQEEVLKGTIQRLRSTSRTKESMEHFIVNQLSRTRDVLKKARTNLEKNELRLSSLSSSSSAPYAAEEPGGGAREQPANVRGLTTDGVKANQHSAARKHNSRCLL; this is encoded by the exons ATGGTGACCACCCCCATCGAG TATCAGCTGATCGAGGGGCAGAACGTCACATTAAACAAGCTCCGAGAGATGGCCCACCGGAATCAACTCGCACAAAGCAAGACACCAGAGGGGGTCAGTGAGTCTGTGACGCTTTCCCAGCTGCAAGGGCAGCTGGTGGGCGTGCAGAGCTCCCTGTTCTCTTTGAGCCTGGAGCTGGAGGCCAGCCAGAGGAGTCTCAGTCAGAGTCAGAGACAAGATGACGATCTGGCCCGCTTCAAAGACAGACTGAATGCTGACCTCCAGGAGGCGCTGCAGCATAAGGAAGAGACTGAAAAACACAATCAGGACCTGCGTTGCGCACTTCAGAAAACCCGCGCCGAGCTCAGGGCTAAGGAAGAAGCTATGAAGGAAGTCGAGGCCGAGAGGCTCTCCGCGGGGCAAGAAAAAGACATGAGCATTGCACAGCTCAATCACTCTCTGCGGGAGAAGGAGCGACAGTTACAGGAGTACTCACAAATGTTCGAGACACCAGAAAGTCCCAAACCAAGAGATGCACTTGTTGAGAAATTAAGAGAGCGAATTAAAGACAGAGACAGAGCTTTGGAGCGCACCATCGATGACAAGTTCTGCTGCCTGGATGAACGTGAGGGTCAAGTGAGGACACTGCAGCTGGCGCTACGGGAAAAAGACCGAGACCTGGACAGGCTCCGCTGCATCCTGTCTAACAACGAGGAGACCATCACGAGTCTCGATGCTCTGGTGCAAAGGAAAGAGCTGGACCTGGAGCAGGCGGCCGAAGCCTACAGAAACCTTCAATGGCTGAAACAGGCCAGTGAAGAAAAGGAGAGCAGAACTTTCAGGGAGAAGGACGCCATCATTGGCCAGCTGCAAGCAGCGCTGCAGGCTCGCGGCAAGGAGATACAGGATCTGACGGCGACCCTGGTCGCCAGAGTTCAGGCCGGCCCCACcgaggtggtggaggagctgaaggctCGGCTCCAGCTGAAGGAGAAGCTCTTCCAGTAGCTGCTGTCAGACCGCAGCCGCCAATCGATTGAACACCAAACGCGGCTTTCGGACTTGCTCAACACCCTCGCTGACAAAGACCAGTACCTGCAGGACAATTCGTACAGGCTGTCCTTGGTTATAAGCGAGCGCACAGGTCAGCTGCAGGAGGTGCGCAGGCAGCTGTCCAAGAGAGAGCAGGAACTGTGCGAGCTGAGGCGGGACAAAGAGAGGCAGACGGCCGGAGACGTGCAACACCTGCAAGGTCTTCTCCGAGAGAAAGAAGCCTTTTTTAAGGAGATGATGCAGAACCAAGAGGAG ACACTGCAGAGGCTTTGGAAGGAGAACCGCTTCCTAAAAGAACGTCAAGTGGGGACGAACCACGGGAGTCTTGAccggggtgaggaggaggacgataCTGAGGAGGAGGACTACATGGAAGATGATGAACTGGGGGCGACGTCTTGCGTGGCTGTCAAGGGTCCGAGTGAGCGTTCGGCCCGGCTTTGTTTGGAGAACCGAGAGCTGCAGGAGCTGATGGCACGAGTGGCCACCTTGGAGGCCCAATTGAGCAGCTCCAAGTTGGAGGGGAAGTGCGAAGCAGAGCAGGGGAAATGTGCCACATGGCCTGGAAAGTACAACTCTCTCATCCAGGCCCAAGCTCGTGAGCTCTCCCACCTGAGGCAGAGGATGAGAGAGGGTGAAGGAGTCTCCCATATCCTCACACAGCATCTGGCTGCCACCACCAAGGCTTttgaggagctgctgcgggccAACGATGTTGACTACTACATGGGGCAGAGCTTTCGAGAGCAGCTTTCACAAAGCACCGCGCTAGCTCAGAGACTGCTCATCAAGCTGACTGGACGAGTGGAAAGCCCCGTTGACAAGACAGGCCACGAGTTGCTGGCCATGCAGCTTAGCAAGGAGCTTCAGCAGAAAGACCAAATCATCGAGTCTCTGCACAACAAGCTGCAGCATCGCCCTGAGACGCCATCCAGCTGCCAAGCCCTCTCGGAGACCACCGACCCATCAGACAGGACTTCCTTGGTGTCCGACGAGTGTCAAACCAACGAAGACCTGGATCTGTGCTCCGAGTTAGACGCCGGAGACTATCGGGACCAGGATGAGCAGCGACAATCCGAACCGGATGCCCATTCATCGATCCCTCCTCCTTCTCGTGGACACCTCCAATCATCTTTCAGCTGTCCGGGAATGCTTTTCTCAGCCTCTGGGGGTTTAACCGCTCCGTCCTTGAAAGGCTACAGCCAGCTACCTCATCATGCCTTTCCGCAGTACCAGCTGGGCGGCATTCCCGAGGGTCACTCACTAAAGTCGGGCTCGGGGCCCAATTTAATTGAAGTGCACCTACGGGAGGTGCGATGTCTTCGCCAGCGTCTGGAAGAGTCCATTCGGACCAACGAAAGGCTCCGACAGCAGCTGGAGGAAAAATTAGCAAACCCTGGGCGCGACGGAGGAGCAGCTACAAACATCTATATTCAAGGGTTGGACACAGTCACACATCTGTCGAATGAAATCAGAGTCCTGACAGACGAGAACTTGAATCTGCAGTCCCGTCTACAGGCCAGCACAGACTCGTGCGAGGAGCTGATCGAAGCACGCGCCCGCCTCAAGCAAGCCGAGCTGGAAGCTGAGCAGTGGAAGGAGGAGTTGAGACGACTTCAGTCACACAGTGAGGAGCAGGGACGGCAGATTCTCGCCTTGAGGCAAGCCGGTCAGGAGAGAATCAACAGAGCGCAGCACGAGGCGTCTCTACTGCAGCAGCAGTTGTGTGAGAGCAGAGACCTCATCCACTCCCTGCAGAACGAACTGCACGTCTACGATCGCGTGTGCTCCAGCTTCAAATCCAACAAAGGCTTCCTGTGCGAAGCTCCTGGCCTGCCCGCGGAGTCGGCGGAGCTACTGAGCGAGGTGAGGAGTCTGCGGGCCCAGCTGCAGAGCAGCATCCAGGAGAATAGCGCCTTCAAGCAGCTGGAGCTCCACAAGCAGCTGGAGCAAAAACTAGGGGCCGGCTCCCCTCGCACGCCGTCCCTGTCGGCCTTCGGCGCCAGCCCTCAGAGAGAAAACGTCTACAGGCGACAGCTGCTGCACGACCCGGCCCCTTCTCCACCTGTCAGGGACATTGGTCTCTTTAACTGTGGATCTCCCTGCCCCCCCTACTCGGACCTGGATGACAACCATAGCGCCGCCAACGACCCCCTCGACCCGCACGCTGAGCTGGAAGGCGACGCCCCCGATGGCTCGTTCGCCAACCGTTATGGCCACCACACCGTCGGTCACGTGGATGACTTTAACGCTCTCCAGCAACAAGTCCTTGAAGGTTGCAGCATCGTGCAGCGCATGGAGGCAGCGTTGCGCCCGCGCCTGCGCTCTCCTCCACCGTTAGGAGCcgcccagaaacaaaacaatgagcagCTCTTGGATTACGGCAATGTCCCGAGTCTCTTGTCCAACACAAAGACCCTGAGGCAGATTCTGGAGGAGGCGGCGTCCCTGCTGAAGATGTTCTGGAGGGCGGCGCTGCCCAGCGCCGACGCCGCCATGCCGAACCTGAAGAAGGAGCAGTCGATGCaagaggagatcttgtccctcAAGCTGCGCGTGTCTGAGCAGGAGGAGGTACTGAAGGGGACGATTCAAAGACTGAGGAGCACCAGTCGCACCAAGGAGAGCATGGAGCATTTCATCGTGAACCAGCTGTCAAGGACTCGGGATGTTTTGAAGAAAGCAAGGACAAACTTGGAGAAGAACGAGCTGAGACTTTCCTCTCTAAGCTCCTCGTCTTCTGCTCCCTACGCCGCTGAGGAGCCAGGAGGTGGTGCCAGAGAGCAACCTGCTAATGTCCGGGGCTTGACGACTGACGGAGTCAAAGCCAACCAGCACTCTGCTGCCAGGAAGCACAACAGCCGATGCTTGCTTTAG